In one Solanum lycopersicum chromosome 11, SLM_r2.1 genomic region, the following are encoded:
- the YABBY2 gene encoding YABBY transcription factor, translating to MSFDMTFSSSPSSERVCYLQCNFCNTILAVSVPCSNMLTLVTVRCGHCANMLSVNIGSLIQALPLQDVQKLQRQQYTNVENNSSNYKAYGSSSSSSSKFNRYSSIVSPQIEPKIPSIRPPEKRQRVPSAYNRFIKEEIQRIKASNPDISHREAFSTAAKNWAHFPHIHFGLKLEGNK from the exons atgtcaTTCGATAtgactttttcttcttcaccttCCTCAGAACGCGTTTGTTACTTGCAATGTAATTTTTGCAACACCATTCTTGCG GTTAGTGTTCCATGCAGCAACATGTTAACCTTAGTGACAGTAAGATGTGGGCATTGTGCAAATATGCTTTCTGTTAATATTGGATCTTTAATTCAAGCTCTACCCCTTCAAGATGTTCAA AAGCTGCAAAGGCAACAGTACACAAATGTTGAAAATAATTCTAGTAATTATAAAGCTTATggttcatcatcatcatcctcttcAAAGTTCAACAGATATTCTTCCATTGTTTCTCCTCAAATTGAACCTAAAATCCCTTCGATTCGTC CACCAGAGAAAAGACAACGTGTTCCTTCTGCGTACAACCGATTCATcaa ggAAGAGATTCAAAGGATCAAGGCCAGTAATCCTGATATTAGCCATCGTGAAGCTTTTAGCACTGCTGCCAAAAAT TGGGCACATTTTCCACATATTCACTTTGGACTCAAGCTGGAGGGCAACAAATAG
- the LOC101259404 gene encoding probable receptor-like protein kinase At1g49730: MEPLIFKIRLLILAWVHFRSHSGPISLVKHFSNKDIKKATDGFRRIVYNSSKIVAYRAKFQNGHAAFVKEVRGFEDQDDTAFYREVQLLGRLHHRHIAALNGFSCGPKRFLVFENMEKGSLKEHLSDPLMTPLNWRIRLQIAVGIAAALEYLHFFCDPPMYHVSVSSSTIMLDENFTAKLCDVSLLCSVENNNPLPKSKCSKECGNEICKHTIFQLGLLILELVTGQSSEEGGVDLVQWVQDSRFRRRSIHQMIDPDLGDSYDFKELKGLLAVAKMCVQSIHKPTIKTPQILWYLQKKLGRTPVVC; encoded by the exons ATGGAACCTTTGATCTTCAAAATTAGGCTTCTTATTCTTGCTTGGGTGCATTTCAGATCTCATTCAG GTCCAATATCCTTGGTGAAACACTTCTCTAATAAAGATATAAAGAAAGCAACTGATGGTTTTAGGAGAATTGTTTACAACTCTTCCAAAATAGTTGCTTACAGAGCAAAGTTTCAAAATGGCCATGCTGCGTTTGTGAAAGAAGTCCGAGGTTTCGAAGATCAGGATGATACGGCCTTCTACAGGGAGGTACAGTTACTCGGTCGCTTGCATCATCGACATATTGCTGCACTTAATGGGTTCTCTTGCGGCCCTAAGAG GTTCCTagtctttgaaaatatggaaaaaGGAAGTCTGAAGGAACACCTTTCTG ACCCTCTGATGACTCCACTAAACTGGAGAATAAGACTGCAGATAGCAGTTGGCATCGCTGCTGCTCTA GAATATCTCCACTTCTTTTGTGATCCACCGATGTACCACGTTTCAGTCAGTTCAAGTACCATCATGCTGGACGAGAACTTCACAGCTAAA CTCTGTGATGTTAGCCTCCTTTGTTCTGTCGAGAACAACAATCCACTTCCGAAGTCTAAATGCTCCAAAG AATGTGGTAATGAGATCTGCAAACATACAATCTTCCAGCTTGGTTTGCTGATCCTCGAGTTAGTCACCGGTCAATCCTCAGAAGAAGGAGGTGTTGATTTAGTTCAATGGGTTCAAGATTCTCGCTTCCGAAGAAGATCCATTCACCAGATGATTGATCCTGATCTCGGAGACAGCTACGATTTCAAAGAGCTTAAAGGTCTTTTGGCAGTTGCAAAAATGTGTGTACAATCTATCCATAAGCCTACAATAAAGACCCCTCAAATATTGTGGTATCtccaaaagaaactgggcaggacTCCAGTAGTTTGCTGA